In a genomic window of Thermoplasmata archaeon:
- a CDS encoding glycosyltransferase, which produces MPSLAIVNASDRTDGITQSVEPFADALAHRGFAVRWYQCLDHGAEPRVPPGGVRVAGLGVPWRTLDMGVNRLWTFPRALADLRADYVLLADPTLTRIAPAGARVAVYVHDLRPLSPFSDRYATRLMYRHAVARLHGAWRLLVSTRVVAEQLARLGLDPERVRVVPETHGLGLHPEHPGRSAARIAEEEEIRVLYVGTDRPYKNLGLVLELAARLARATRPRFSFTLLSRLRPASLRRIAAQRLTGVRVISEVESVGAVYDAHDVVVFPSRYEGFGRPLIEAMAYGLPILASRISTTEEVAGDAAILLDPDRPDEWQRALLALGEPASLATAAQRSLARGPAYLPEPFDRAVERAFAETPVPADGPGSAAPFR; this is translated from the coding sequence ATGCCGTCGCTCGCGATCGTGAATGCCTCGGACCGTACCGACGGGATCACGCAGTCGGTCGAGCCGTTCGCCGACGCGCTCGCCCACCGCGGGTTCGCGGTCCGCTGGTACCAGTGCCTGGACCACGGGGCCGAGCCGCGCGTGCCGCCGGGGGGCGTGCGGGTGGCCGGCCTCGGCGTCCCGTGGCGGACGCTCGACATGGGCGTCAACCGGCTCTGGACGTTCCCCCGGGCGCTGGCGGACCTGCGGGCGGACTACGTGCTCCTCGCCGACCCGACGCTGACCCGGATCGCTCCGGCCGGCGCGCGCGTCGCCGTTTACGTCCACGACCTGCGGCCCCTCAGCCCGTTCTCCGACCGCTACGCGACCCGGCTCATGTACCGTCACGCGGTGGCCCGGCTGCACGGCGCCTGGCGGCTGCTGGTCTCGACGAGGGTGGTCGCCGAGCAGCTCGCGCGACTCGGGCTCGATCCCGAACGCGTGCGGGTCGTGCCCGAGACCCACGGGTTGGGCCTGCATCCCGAACATCCCGGACGTTCGGCCGCTCGGATCGCGGAGGAAGAGGAGATCCGCGTCCTGTACGTCGGCACCGATCGGCCGTACAAGAACCTCGGCCTCGTGCTCGAGCTCGCGGCCCGGCTCGCCCGCGCCACCCGTCCGCGCTTCTCGTTCACGCTGCTCTCCCGACTGCGGCCCGCGAGCCTTCGACGCATCGCCGCGCAGCGGCTGACCGGTGTTCGCGTGATCTCGGAAGTGGAGTCGGTCGGAGCCGTATACGACGCGCACGACGTCGTTGTCTTTCCTAGTCGCTACGAGGGCTTCGGCCGGCCGCTGATCGAGGCGATGGCCTACGGCCTGCCGATCCTCGCGAGCCGGATCTCCACCACGGAGGAGGTCGCCGGCGATGCTGCCATCCTCCTCGATCCCGACCGGCCCGACGAGTGGCAGCGGGCCCTCCTCGCTCTGGGCGAGCCCGCCTCGCTCGCCACCGCGGCGCAGCGCTCGCTCGCCCGGGGCCCGGCCTATCTGCCGGAGCCGTTCGACCGGGCCGTGGAGCGGGCCTTCGCGGAAACACCGGTCCCCGCCGATGGACCCGGTTCCGCCGCGCCGTTTCGCTAG
- a CDS encoding DUF2079 domain-containing protein — protein MDPSPDRSPSADTAAAPASPGTASRRSGRWAAVGLTAVVVAAAVGYFVASWWRFQGFYGTNWDLGIGMQSLWSTSHGYLLYEAGDFETSGLKSFLSLHSTYVAIPLAYVYALAPGPDFLFALQAGAVAVSAVPLYLIGRRAGLPGGWLVPALAVYLVTFTVASAVLYDFHWESLLPAEFAWTYYLWSERRYLAALVPATLGVLTLEVFPFLLVGLVLAFAYEPFRRFVAEPGASLRAVASRFRAYLRRAAPLLGLLLFAIASYVALRVLQHDLIPGVVGTSSSSLGAQVSLGIRQLFGITATSATILPSLTYWFLVFAAFGFLPLLARQRALLLSVPWFYASVFVDPRYSSAFGNQYAFVALACVSIAFVEALAAVHRGASSTEATAVRPLEWLVAALPFLVLAVFFSTDLLRPTPTGEDLLLIAAAVLVAVLLLVAMSRDRPAGWSRAVWRRSYSFRLPEEHVAYHEASRFETRVASAARPARIRGLTGARARSGSVVAAVLLVVVVANLAMSPFSPVNFNATVYPGYRFSFDSNPAYAYMDDVLSALPPNAIVLASDNLFPFVANDVNAYSLLPGSPHGLPYLPFSASHLPPYVLLSTSEWTPVPTWLKNVAFNGSVYGIRAMVYAPAYPDTVYLLETGYAGPAQVYQAVPFPTTQMLCPSAFALGASGRLVAASGTACGSEIESDPASNLSGNGHSVWFGPYVSLLPGRYNVTMSLRGGVATDKSARAAIVLLNGGYYGDTGPWYSFNLNATTLSTSAWTLVSVTIDVPVPVSGAEFRGYIEYSGGNTAADVNGFVDLNYVELAYSPAAS, from the coding sequence GTGGATCCTTCTCCCGACCGTTCCCCGTCCGCGGACACCGCTGCGGCCCCCGCGAGCCCGGGAACGGCCTCCCGTCGCTCGGGTCGCTGGGCCGCGGTCGGACTCACGGCCGTCGTCGTCGCGGCCGCGGTCGGATACTTCGTCGCCAGCTGGTGGCGGTTCCAGGGTTTCTACGGCACCAACTGGGACCTCGGCATCGGCATGCAGTCGCTCTGGTCGACCTCCCACGGCTACCTGCTCTACGAGGCCGGGGACTTCGAAACGTCGGGCCTCAAATCGTTCCTCTCGCTTCACTCGACGTACGTGGCGATCCCGCTCGCGTACGTCTACGCCCTGGCGCCGGGCCCCGACTTTCTGTTCGCGCTGCAGGCGGGCGCGGTCGCCGTCTCCGCCGTCCCGCTGTACCTGATCGGTCGGCGCGCGGGACTGCCGGGCGGCTGGCTGGTCCCGGCGCTCGCCGTCTACCTGGTCACCTTCACCGTCGCCTCCGCGGTCCTCTACGACTTTCACTGGGAGTCGCTGCTGCCTGCGGAGTTCGCGTGGACCTACTATCTCTGGAGCGAACGGCGATACCTCGCCGCGCTCGTCCCGGCAACACTCGGCGTGCTGACGCTCGAGGTGTTCCCGTTCCTGCTCGTCGGACTGGTCCTCGCCTTCGCCTACGAGCCGTTCCGCCGGTTCGTCGCGGAGCCCGGAGCGTCCCTCCGTGCCGTCGCGTCGCGGTTCCGTGCGTACCTGCGCCGAGCGGCACCCCTCCTTGGCCTCCTTCTCTTCGCGATCGCGAGCTACGTCGCGCTGCGGGTCCTCCAGCACGACCTCATCCCCGGCGTCGTCGGCACCTCGTCCAGCAGCCTCGGGGCCCAGGTCTCGCTCGGGATCCGGCAGCTCTTCGGCATCACCGCGACCTCCGCCACGATCCTCCCGTCGCTGACCTACTGGTTCCTGGTGTTCGCGGCCTTCGGTTTCCTCCCGCTCCTCGCCCGGCAGCGCGCCCTCCTGTTGAGCGTGCCGTGGTTCTACGCGAGCGTCTTCGTCGATCCGAGGTACTCCTCGGCGTTCGGTAACCAGTACGCGTTCGTCGCGCTCGCGTGCGTGTCGATCGCGTTCGTGGAAGCGCTCGCCGCGGTGCACCGCGGCGCGAGCTCCACCGAGGCGACCGCGGTACGGCCGCTCGAGTGGCTCGTGGCGGCGCTCCCGTTCCTCGTCCTTGCCGTGTTCTTCTCGACCGACCTGTTGCGACCGACCCCGACCGGCGAGGATCTCCTCCTGATCGCGGCGGCGGTGCTGGTCGCGGTGCTCCTGCTCGTCGCGATGTCGCGGGATCGCCCCGCCGGATGGTCGCGTGCCGTCTGGCGCCGCAGCTACTCCTTCCGCCTCCCGGAGGAGCACGTTGCCTACCACGAAGCGAGCCGCTTCGAGACGCGCGTGGCGAGCGCGGCGCGGCCCGCGAGGATCCGGGGGCTCACCGGCGCTCGGGCGCGCTCCGGCTCGGTCGTCGCCGCCGTGCTGCTGGTCGTGGTCGTCGCGAACCTCGCCATGTCGCCGTTCAGCCCGGTGAACTTCAACGCGACCGTGTACCCCGGCTACCGCTTTTCCTTCGACAGCAACCCCGCGTACGCGTACATGGACGACGTGCTGTCCGCCCTGCCGCCCAACGCCATCGTGCTCGCCTCCGACAACCTGTTCCCGTTCGTCGCGAACGACGTCAACGCCTACTCGCTGCTCCCCGGTAGTCCGCACGGGCTGCCCTATCTGCCGTTCAGCGCGTCGCACCTGCCGCCGTACGTTCTCCTGAGCACGAGCGAGTGGACCCCGGTCCCGACCTGGCTGAAGAACGTCGCGTTCAACGGCTCGGTCTACGGGATCCGGGCGATGGTCTACGCCCCGGCGTATCCGGACACCGTCTACCTCCTCGAGACCGGCTACGCCGGTCCGGCGCAGGTCTACCAGGCGGTCCCCTTCCCCACGACCCAGATGCTCTGCCCGTCGGCGTTCGCACTCGGCGCCTCGGGCCGGCTGGTCGCGGCGAGCGGGACCGCCTGCGGTTCCGAGATCGAGAGCGACCCCGCGTCGAACCTCTCGGGCAACGGCCACTCGGTGTGGTTCGGGCCGTACGTCTCGCTGCTGCCGGGCCGCTACAACGTGACGATGTCGCTCAGGGGGGGGGTCGCGACCGACAAGTCGGCGAGGGCCGCGATCGTGCTGCTGAACGGCGGCTACTACGGCGACACCGGACCCTGGTACTCGTTCAACCTGAACGCCACCACGCTGTCAACGAGCGCGTGGACCCTCGTGTCGGTGACGATCGACGTGCCGGTGCCGGTCTCGGGCGCCGAGTTCCGGGGGTACATCGAGTACAGCGGCGGCAATACGGCGGCGGACGTGAACGGCTTCGTGGACCTCAACTACGTCGAGCTTGCCTACTCGCCCGCCGCCTCCTAG
- a CDS encoding glycosyltransferase, giving the protein MESVTFVTEPLAHPDFVQYQVVAPLLARLRGRWDTALAAPWISDEVASALEQKGIRAIRGSARFPRWLRRTGGEVPTYIWSWTRDSVFGWNQKSLERAIGPGDSIRINFSMTSAFASDCWFVQSRPLGPGLEAMRSGGLDVPMWLALNAVGPVVDRMDWRHLVKMSALSDRLYTSTGHVARWFGQRGVRVDGVFPIYYAPEFQPSTRSPSRDYILGYLGKETDATAMRMLLDTGLPVRLFGSKSAGWVSSLTRGRSAENVRVMGHVSREELRDLYSNALVTAFPFTEESFGLVPVESMACGTPVLTYGAQGPGESVLHEKTGWTVDSAAELVDRAAQLYRDGYPLSVSRACLARARDFSLDRAWSNWEKLLTSIATNRSPPEPGEEPKDGTAPAERAPRRRVRFRRRRD; this is encoded by the coding sequence ATGGAGTCGGTCACGTTTGTCACGGAACCGCTGGCGCACCCGGACTTCGTCCAGTACCAGGTCGTCGCGCCGCTGCTCGCCCGACTGCGCGGTCGCTGGGACACCGCGCTGGCGGCCCCCTGGATCTCCGACGAGGTCGCGTCCGCCCTTGAACAGAAGGGGATCCGCGCGATCCGGGGGTCGGCGCGATTCCCGCGCTGGCTTCGCCGCACGGGCGGGGAGGTCCCGACGTACATCTGGTCGTGGACCCGCGACTCGGTCTTCGGATGGAACCAGAAGTCGCTCGAGCGGGCGATCGGGCCCGGCGACTCGATCCGCATCAACTTCTCGATGACCTCGGCCTTCGCCTCCGACTGCTGGTTCGTGCAGTCCCGTCCGCTCGGGCCGGGGCTCGAGGCGATGCGCTCCGGCGGGCTCGACGTGCCGATGTGGCTTGCGCTGAACGCGGTCGGGCCGGTCGTCGACCGCATGGACTGGCGGCACCTGGTCAAGATGAGCGCGCTCTCCGACCGGCTCTACACGAGCACCGGCCACGTCGCGCGCTGGTTCGGCCAGCGTGGCGTGCGGGTCGATGGGGTGTTCCCGATCTACTACGCTCCGGAGTTCCAGCCCTCGACCCGCTCGCCCAGCCGCGACTACATCCTCGGCTACCTCGGCAAGGAGACGGACGCGACCGCGATGCGGATGCTGCTCGACACGGGTCTCCCCGTCCGCCTCTTCGGGTCGAAGAGCGCCGGCTGGGTCAGCAGCCTCACGCGCGGCCGCTCCGCGGAGAACGTCCGGGTGATGGGCCATGTCTCCCGGGAGGAGTTGCGCGACCTCTACTCCAACGCCCTCGTAACGGCGTTCCCGTTCACCGAGGAGTCGTTCGGGCTCGTGCCGGTCGAGTCGATGGCCTGCGGCACGCCGGTGCTCACCTACGGCGCGCAGGGACCGGGCGAGTCGGTGCTGCACGAGAAGACGGGCTGGACCGTCGACTCGGCGGCCGAGCTCGTGGATCGTGCGGCCCAGCTATACCGCGACGGCTATCCGCTGAGCGTCTCGCGCGCCTGCCTGGCGCGCGCTCGGGACTTCAGCCTCGACCGTGCCTGGTCGAACTGGGAGAAGTTGCTCACGTCGATCGCGACGAACCGATCGCCGCCGGAGCCGGGCGAAGAGCCGAAGGACGGAACAGCGCCGGCCGAACGGGCTCCCCGCCGCCGCGTCCGGTTCCGGCGGAGGCGCGACTAG
- a CDS encoding glycosyltransferase family A protein: MPSSTTSSGPPLPATVIVTAHDRRAYLREAIDSVLAQDIDRSRFELVVVKNFDDPEVDARLDGAGARRLRCAEAPVSRKVLEGLRVSRGRVVFLLDDDDRFEPDKLRVVLEEFAADPRLGFVHHQVRYIGPDNRPLPGSGGRFLGRRPGRARRILLAERDKSLGLARLAYSYPDFNCSSLAIRRDIALGAAPYLARVDGGVDTFFFFAALIAPCSLLLDERPLARYRLHEDNASLASGPDPDARRRRLLEAALRQDRVNRVTLEMVARSGRSALLREIEARSLIDRLSILFRDRSGGRVEALRSLLNGIELRDTFAVRENVPSMAGAALFVLTPRLARSAYERQSAVR; the protein is encoded by the coding sequence ATGCCGTCCAGCACAACGTCCAGCGGGCCGCCGCTTCCGGCGACCGTGATCGTCACGGCCCACGACCGGCGCGCCTACCTGCGCGAGGCCATCGACAGCGTGCTCGCCCAGGACATCGATCGCTCGCGCTTCGAGCTGGTCGTCGTGAAGAACTTCGACGATCCCGAGGTCGACGCGCGGCTCGATGGGGCGGGCGCGCGCCGACTCCGCTGCGCCGAGGCCCCCGTGAGCCGCAAGGTGCTGGAGGGATTGCGGGTGAGCCGTGGCCGGGTCGTTTTCCTCCTCGACGACGACGACCGCTTCGAACCCGACAAGCTCCGCGTCGTCCTAGAGGAGTTCGCGGCCGACCCTCGCCTGGGGTTCGTCCATCACCAGGTGCGCTACATCGGCCCCGACAACCGGCCACTCCCCGGGAGCGGCGGCCGGTTCCTAGGCCGTCGGCCGGGGCGTGCCCGCCGGATCCTGCTCGCCGAGCGCGACAAATCCCTCGGTCTTGCGCGGCTCGCCTACAGCTACCCCGACTTCAACTGCAGCTCGCTCGCGATCCGACGGGACATCGCGCTCGGGGCGGCGCCCTACCTGGCGCGGGTGGACGGGGGCGTGGACACGTTCTTCTTCTTCGCCGCGCTGATCGCTCCCTGTTCGCTGCTGCTCGACGAACGCCCTCTGGCGCGCTACCGCCTCCACGAGGACAACGCGTCGCTTGCTTCGGGCCCGGATCCCGACGCCCGACGCCGCCGCCTGCTGGAGGCCGCCCTCCGTCAGGACCGGGTCAACCGCGTGACCCTAGAGATGGTGGCGCGCTCGGGACGCTCCGCGCTCCTGCGGGAGATCGAGGCCCGCAGCCTGATCGACCGGCTGTCCATACTCTTCCGCGACCGGTCCGGCGGCCGGGTCGAAGCGCTCCGCTCGCTGCTGAACGGGATCGAGCTCCGCGACACGTTCGCCGTCCGCGAGAACGTTCCCAGCATGGCCGGCGCCGCGCTCTTCGTGCTGACACCCCGACTGGCCCGCTCGGCCTACGAGCGGCAAAGCGCGGTCCGGTGA
- a CDS encoding VOC family protein: MTPTSRSRARRRTPKPAKTRIPRGFHTVTPSLAVVNGIAALEFYRRAFGAKELFRQTTPGGKLIHGRLRIGDSIVMLSDVFEGSERAAPSTVGTTTVILHIYSTNVEALWNRAVAAGAKVTMPLEDQYWGERYGHLVDPFGHRWSLSMPVRIRPSVRDAKRREALAAFSAGEHPSRVPPDTDI, from the coding sequence ATGACGCCCACCTCCCGTTCGCGCGCGCGCCGACGCACTCCGAAGCCCGCGAAGACGCGGATCCCCCGCGGATTCCACACGGTCACTCCGTCGCTTGCCGTCGTGAACGGCATCGCCGCGCTCGAGTTCTACCGCCGAGCGTTCGGCGCCAAGGAGCTGTTCCGGCAGACGACCCCGGGCGGCAAGCTGATCCACGGGCGCCTGCGGATCGGCGATTCGATCGTGATGCTCTCGGACGTCTTCGAGGGTTCGGAGCGGGCGGCCCCGTCGACGGTCGGAACCACGACCGTGATCCTGCACATCTACTCGACGAACGTGGAGGCCCTCTGGAACCGGGCCGTGGCGGCCGGCGCGAAGGTCACGATGCCGCTCGAGGACCAGTACTGGGGCGAGCGCTACGGGCACCTGGTCGACCCGTTCGGCCACCGCTGGTCGCTCTCGATGCCGGTGCGGATCCGGCCGTCGGTCCGAGACGCCAAGCGACGCGAAGCGCTCGCCGCTTTCTCGGCGGGCGAGCACCCGTCTCGCGTACCGCCGGACACCGACATCTAG
- a CDS encoding thermopsin family protease, with amino-acid sequence MRRRALSAFVVTALFLISTLTVVGVVAVGTSSHTASPPAGGEAVPASGGAPASRSPGETSPAGDPPSFCASLTSIDNDPGYAAFVHRVHSPALGARAAGVPAADLPLPYAGAFADQDVNGVVTPGSELTQECERGQPTTSQTAPTGVAYDGQTDTSGVRDVTLESNSVAGVLTVNSPTSNFYPGSGTPTVWGAQENVVLPNVTLLGQQCPSEPCAANGSGNYAFWVQNVVSYDSNSQSLSFVDDTWNFTSYTSEMLNSSLVDWSPNGGNYTGTWVAFSQTYHVPTPFTVTVYTNTSVDAADDQVLWYNYSVRTPSAFIGNGNYDYLVFDSQPAGGPHLTLRPPDFEASAVSYHVVNDGYEFDALIGADDGANQLIFAANATMKLEYCVAKPDCSPTHFAYANVPAAVNYGSQTGEEAIGVAVNYVGTTAYLSAGPLILHGLWNFTGAPGVVPGNTKVTNAVQVSGDPEGPLASQPYVFVFLENHADAYQGYQWAPDTSAWFLAPGTYRYEVMLADYAIRTGTLHVGTTPTTLSATLPYDPALGVYTPLWAFGNGQLSGISFSGTGSLHDQFQLFNNPTTGADGIATDNLSAFFFSANDYLYPSFPGVLLDATSAYGTLDSMPSFCVGSSDGFDFYLGLEFFDTSHVTLLNDPNLEGWPAWSEIAFYYDVPASQNPAPQAEVFVWNSSSDLIDGNDFVGTNSFGTPPDGLVLYGGSDNVVWGNTFTDAPGTTPSTAGGFAGIGLGESGDLIYNNNFSVDNPVVYLPYNWPNVADCLPQSLGACTDNANDNGWYFNVAANVVGSTWNVPLQSSSVAVHTVDGYRLAGNVLGPAVTTQGGNYYWNYGTSPNNYSTRPYVSRFYYSMWSEIFPLGCGSIEAPGAPCGTPPPIVGAYENGITAGGDDAPYGPTLIFRETGLSLGTEWFVTINGTRYASTQSTLAVPEPYGLYGWFAMAYGWHAMPFFGTAFASGASVISLSFERSGGTGPFPPVPSTTSYPMLARRGDERR; translated from the coding sequence ATGCGGCGACGCGCGCTGTCGGCGTTCGTGGTGACGGCACTGTTCCTGATCAGCACCTTGACGGTGGTCGGGGTCGTGGCGGTCGGGACCTCGAGCCACACGGCATCCCCTCCCGCAGGCGGCGAGGCGGTGCCCGCCTCCGGCGGGGCGCCCGCGAGCCGGAGCCCTGGCGAGACAAGCCCCGCGGGTGATCCGCCGTCCTTCTGCGCTTCGCTGACGAGCATCGACAACGATCCCGGCTACGCGGCGTTCGTGCACCGCGTCCACTCGCCCGCGCTGGGGGCGCGCGCCGCCGGGGTCCCGGCCGCCGATCTGCCCCTTCCCTACGCCGGAGCGTTCGCGGACCAGGACGTGAACGGCGTGGTGACACCTGGGAGCGAGCTGACCCAGGAGTGCGAGCGCGGGCAGCCCACGACCTCGCAGACCGCGCCGACCGGCGTGGCGTACGACGGGCAGACCGACACCTCGGGCGTCCGGGACGTGACGCTCGAATCGAACAGCGTGGCCGGCGTACTCACGGTCAACTCCCCGACTTCCAACTTCTATCCGGGTAGCGGGACCCCGACGGTCTGGGGGGCCCAGGAGAACGTCGTGCTACCGAACGTGACCCTCCTCGGTCAACAATGCCCCAGCGAGCCCTGCGCCGCGAACGGCAGCGGGAACTACGCCTTCTGGGTGCAGAACGTCGTCTCCTACGATTCGAACAGCCAGTCGCTCTCGTTCGTCGACGACACCTGGAACTTCACGAGCTACACGTCCGAGATGCTCAACTCCTCTCTGGTGGACTGGTCGCCCAACGGCGGCAACTACACCGGCACCTGGGTCGCCTTCTCCCAGACCTACCACGTCCCGACGCCGTTCACGGTGACCGTCTACACCAACACCTCCGTGGACGCGGCGGACGACCAGGTTCTCTGGTACAACTACAGCGTGCGGACCCCGAGCGCGTTCATCGGGAACGGCAACTACGACTACCTCGTGTTCGATTCCCAGCCGGCCGGCGGTCCGCACCTCACGCTCCGGCCACCGGACTTCGAAGCGAGCGCGGTCAGCTACCACGTCGTCAACGATGGGTACGAGTTCGACGCGCTCATCGGCGCGGACGACGGGGCGAACCAGCTGATCTTCGCGGCCAATGCGACGATGAAGCTCGAGTACTGCGTCGCGAAGCCGGATTGCTCTCCGACGCACTTCGCCTACGCCAACGTGCCGGCGGCGGTCAACTACGGGAGCCAGACCGGCGAGGAGGCGATCGGGGTCGCCGTCAACTACGTCGGCACGACGGCTTACCTGTCGGCTGGGCCGCTGATCCTGCACGGACTGTGGAACTTCACCGGGGCTCCCGGCGTCGTCCCGGGGAACACCAAGGTGACGAACGCGGTCCAGGTCTCGGGCGATCCCGAGGGTCCGCTCGCCAGCCAACCGTACGTCTTCGTGTTCCTCGAAAACCACGCCGACGCGTACCAGGGCTACCAGTGGGCGCCGGACACGAGTGCCTGGTTCCTGGCCCCCGGCACCTACCGCTACGAGGTCATGCTCGCGGACTACGCGATCCGGACCGGGACGCTGCACGTGGGCACGACGCCGACGACCCTGTCGGCGACATTGCCGTACGATCCGGCTCTCGGTGTGTACACTCCGCTCTGGGCGTTCGGCAACGGCCAGCTCTCCGGCATCTCGTTCTCGGGGACCGGTTCGCTCCACGACCAGTTCCAGCTGTTCAACAATCCGACGACCGGCGCCGACGGGATCGCCACCGACAACCTGAGCGCGTTCTTCTTCAGCGCCAACGACTACCTCTACCCATCGTTCCCGGGCGTGCTCCTGGACGCCACCAGCGCCTATGGCACGCTAGACTCGATGCCCTCCTTCTGCGTCGGGTCCTCGGACGGCTTCGACTTCTACCTCGGTCTCGAGTTCTTCGACACGTCCCACGTCACCCTCCTGAACGACCCCAACCTCGAGGGCTGGCCCGCCTGGAGCGAGATCGCGTTCTACTACGACGTGCCGGCCTCGCAGAACCCCGCGCCCCAGGCGGAGGTGTTCGTGTGGAACTCCTCGAGCGATCTGATCGACGGGAACGACTTCGTGGGCACGAACTCCTTCGGCACGCCGCCGGATGGGCTCGTGCTGTACGGAGGATCGGACAACGTCGTGTGGGGCAACACGTTCACGGACGCCCCGGGCACCACTCCCAGCACGGCGGGGGGGTTCGCCGGGATCGGACTGGGCGAGTCGGGCGACCTGATCTACAACAACAACTTCAGCGTGGACAACCCGGTCGTCTACCTTCCGTACAACTGGCCGAACGTCGCCGATTGCCTGCCGCAGTCGCTCGGCGCCTGCACCGACAACGCGAACGACAACGGCTGGTACTTCAACGTGGCCGCGAACGTCGTCGGGAGCACGTGGAACGTCCCGCTGCAGTCGTCGTCGGTCGCGGTCCACACGGTCGACGGCTATCGGCTCGCGGGCAACGTCCTGGGTCCCGCGGTGACGACGCAGGGCGGCAACTACTACTGGAACTACGGGACGAGCCCGAACAACTATTCGACCCGCCCGTACGTGTCGCGGTTCTACTACAGCATGTGGTCGGAGATCTTCCCGCTCGGTTGCGGCTCCATCGAGGCGCCCGGCGCGCCGTGCGGAACGCCGCCGCCGATCGTCGGCGCCTACGAGAACGGCATCACGGCGGGGGGCGACGACGCGCCGTACGGGCCCACGCTGATCTTCCGGGAGACCGGACTGTCGCTCGGGACCGAATGGTTCGTCACGATCAACGGTACGCGCTACGCCTCGACCCAGAGCACGCTCGCCGTCCCCGAGCCGTACGGGCTCTACGGGTGGTTCGCGATGGCCTACGGCTGGCACGCGATGCCGTTCTTCGGCACCGCGTTCGCGAGCGGCGCGTCGGTGATCTCGCTGTCGTTCGAGCGATCCGGGGGCACCGGGCCGTTCCCGCCCGTGCCGAGCACCACCTCGTACCCGATGCTGGCGCGGCGCGGGGACGAGCGGCGCTAG
- a CDS encoding aldolase/citrate lyase family protein codes for MPNSWKERLAASGHPSFGTWISSSSVVVVDALRGLGFDWFVIDTEHAQLNPETLAAMVALLREPGPSPLVRVGNLDPYWIKQALDAGARGILVPLVGTVEQARRAVEYAKYPPDGSRGAAAAAASRYGQELGAYLRRANAETLVGVQIETREGLENVEEIARVPGLDLLFVGPQDLTLSLGLLDERTHPRVREAMARVVAACRSAGKVPGTLVVSSEERRAAIELGFRFISLAADLRFLLQGASEFLRG; via the coding sequence ATGCCGAACTCCTGGAAGGAGCGTCTCGCCGCGTCGGGCCACCCGTCGTTCGGCACCTGGATCTCGTCCTCCTCGGTCGTGGTCGTCGATGCGCTGCGCGGGCTCGGCTTCGATTGGTTCGTGATCGACACCGAGCACGCCCAACTGAACCCCGAGACGCTCGCCGCGATGGTCGCGCTCCTGCGGGAACCGGGCCCGAGCCCGCTCGTGCGGGTCGGCAATCTGGACCCGTACTGGATCAAGCAGGCACTGGACGCGGGGGCGCGCGGGATCCTCGTGCCGCTCGTAGGTACGGTCGAGCAGGCCCGCCGCGCCGTCGAGTACGCGAAGTACCCACCGGACGGCTCCCGAGGTGCCGCCGCGGCCGCTGCCTCCCGCTACGGGCAGGAGCTGGGCGCCTACCTGCGCCGCGCGAACGCCGAGACGCTCGTCGGCGTCCAGATCGAGACGCGCGAGGGGCTCGAGAATGTCGAGGAGATCGCGCGCGTCCCGGGCCTCGACCTCCTCTTCGTCGGACCTCAGGACCTGACCCTCAGTCTCGGGCTGCTCGACGAGCGAACCCACCCCCGGGTGCGAGAAGCGATGGCCCGGGTGGTGGCGGCCTGCCGCAGCGCGGGCAAGGTTCCCGGCACGCTCGTGGTCTCCTCCGAGGAGCGTCGGGCGGCGATCGAGCTCGGCTTCCGCTTCATCTCGCTGGCGGCCGACCTCCGTTTCCTCCTCCAGGGCGCCAGCGAGTTCCTTCGCGGCTGA
- a CDS encoding VOC family protein, with translation MDAVISGLHAVTVHIRDPERARPFYRDVLGLPEMLVDAKAGRLVFGIPGTTTLLTMHVQGPSEGGREPGTVSGVVFRSPDPAATCREIARRGGTVTMEPQSFDSVVGSFVRAAFADPDGNEFLISNRTD, from the coding sequence ATGGACGCGGTGATCTCCGGCCTCCACGCGGTGACCGTACACATTCGAGACCCCGAGCGGGCGCGGCCGTTCTACCGGGACGTGCTGGGGCTCCCGGAGATGCTCGTCGATGCGAAGGCCGGCCGCCTCGTGTTCGGCATTCCGGGGACGACCACGCTACTCACGATGCACGTCCAGGGCCCGAGCGAGGGCGGTCGGGAGCCGGGCACCGTCTCGGGCGTCGTGTTCCGCTCGCCGGATCCCGCGGCCACCTGCCGGGAGATCGCCCGGCGGGGTGGAACCGTCACGATGGAGCCGCAATCGTTCGACTCGGTGGTCGGCAGCTTCGTGCGAGCGGCGTTCGCCGACCCGGACGGCAACGAGTTCCTCATCTCGAACCGGACCGACTGA